The proteins below are encoded in one region of Arenibacter algicola:
- a CDS encoding DUF2062 domain-containing protein, with translation MDQLKCCVIIPTYNNHKTLKKVIEGVLLYTQDVIVVNDGSTDTTSHILNQFANIHTISLPQNIGKGYALRKGFELALEQGFHFAITIDSDGQHFPDDIPVLINSLSKEKSKDVLYIGARNMGQKDVPKKSSFGNKFSNFWFWVETGIKLQDTQSGYRLYPILALKDITFFTKKFEFEIEAIVKAAWSGIEVKNIPIKVSYDVTERVSHFRPFTDFSRISLLNTYLVILTLLYIFPRDLIRKIKKKGVKRFFHEDFLGSNDSHEKKALSIALGVLIGLSPLWGFQTLIVIFLAVLFKLNKTIAFAFSNVSFPPFIPFVLFISLKIGHWVLGTEFNFTFEEAGANFEVIKHLKSYIIGSITLSLIGAFAAGICGYIILNIFDRKNIALKNG, from the coding sequence ATGGATCAGCTTAAATGCTGTGTGATCATACCTACCTACAACAATCACAAAACCCTAAAAAAAGTCATTGAAGGGGTGCTGCTATACACCCAAGATGTTATAGTCGTAAATGATGGGTCTACCGATACCACTTCCCATATTTTGAACCAATTCGCCAATATCCATACTATTTCCCTTCCACAAAACATAGGTAAGGGTTATGCCTTGAGGAAAGGTTTTGAATTGGCCTTGGAACAGGGTTTCCACTTTGCCATTACCATTGATTCTGATGGCCAACACTTTCCAGATGATATACCCGTACTTATCAATAGCCTGAGCAAGGAAAAGTCGAAAGACGTACTTTATATAGGGGCAAGGAATATGGGACAAAAAGATGTACCCAAAAAAAGTAGCTTTGGCAACAAATTTTCCAATTTTTGGTTTTGGGTCGAGACCGGGATCAAACTACAGGACACCCAATCCGGATATAGGCTATATCCTATATTGGCCTTAAAGGATATTACATTCTTCACAAAAAAATTTGAATTTGAAATCGAAGCCATCGTAAAAGCCGCATGGAGTGGAATAGAAGTGAAGAATATCCCCATAAAAGTAAGCTATGATGTTACCGAAAGGGTATCCCATTTTAGACCCTTTACCGATTTTTCCAGAATTAGCCTGTTAAACACCTACTTGGTAATTCTTACCCTTTTATATATTTTTCCACGCGATTTAATTCGGAAAATAAAAAAAAAAGGAGTTAAAAGGTTTTTCCACGAAGACTTCCTGGGCAGTAATGATTCCCATGAAAAAAAGGCGCTTTCCATAGCACTGGGAGTGCTTATTGGCTTATCTCCCCTATGGGGGTTCCAGACTTTGATAGTCATTTTTTTAGCGGTACTGTTTAAACTGAACAAGACCATTGCCTTCGCTTTTTCCAACGTAAGCTTCCCTCCCTTTATACCTTTTGTGCTGTTTATCAGCCTTAAAATAGGCCACTGGGTCCTGGGTACAGAGTTTAATTTTACTTTTGAGGAGGCAGGGGCCAATTTTGAAGTCATAAAACATTTAAAATCCTATATAATTGGCAGTATAACCCTTTCCCTTATTGGAGCGTTTGCCGCGGGAATATGCGGTTATATTATTTTGAATATTTTTGACAGAAAGAATATTGCACTTAAAAATGGGTAG
- a CDS encoding 3-hydroxyacyl-ACP dehydratase, which yields MLIEGLYTTETFDKNEEGISAQIKLNPKHEIFKGHFPGKPIMPGVCMIQIIKELTERSLGQDLFLSVASNVKFMAIINPETDPILLIDINLSEMDGLFKVKSTTIFGETVALKLNATFKSAA from the coding sequence ATGTTAATAGAAGGATTATATACTACAGAGACTTTTGATAAGAACGAAGAAGGCATATCGGCCCAAATCAAGTTGAATCCGAAGCATGAAATTTTTAAGGGCCATTTCCCAGGAAAGCCAATTATGCCCGGGGTATGTATGATTCAAATCATAAAGGAATTGACCGAAAGGAGTCTCGGGCAGGATTTATTTCTATCCGTCGCCAGTAATGTGAAATTTATGGCCATTATAAATCCCGAAACCGACCCGATACTTTTAATAGACATCAATCTTTCTGAAATGGACGGTCTGTTCAAGGTAAAAAGTACAACCATCTTTGGGGAAACAGTGGCCCTAAAACTAAATGCAACCTTCAAAAGTGCTGCCTAA
- a CDS encoding porin family protein produces the protein MKKILFTSLFITISYVLVAQSKSQLGIRLGVNNAKILNSELDNKTGLYTGLFLAVRFSDSYTMQPEIVYSNQGGNASFRNGEDLNINYVSIALANKFFVSKNQGFHFILGPSLDVNFDDNFINLINDNGENLEITPIDLAVFGGIGYEFDFGLALELRFKQGLIDLDFNDSGEYGGNSEENQLNRVFQIGLAYKFNM, from the coding sequence ATGAAAAAAATACTGTTTACCAGCCTTTTTATCACCATTTCCTATGTCTTGGTTGCCCAAAGCAAGTCGCAACTAGGGATAAGACTGGGAGTAAACAATGCCAAGATCCTGAATTCCGAGCTGGATAACAAAACTGGATTGTATACGGGATTATTTTTAGCAGTGCGTTTTTCGGATAGCTATACTATGCAACCGGAAATAGTATATTCCAACCAGGGAGGCAATGCCAGCTTTAGAAATGGGGAAGACCTAAATATCAATTATGTATCCATTGCCCTTGCAAATAAATTTTTTGTCAGTAAAAATCAGGGTTTCCACTTTATTTTGGGCCCCAGCCTAGATGTTAATTTCGATGATAATTTTATAAACTTAATCAACGATAACGGCGAAAATCTAGAAATCACTCCCATTGATCTGGCCGTGTTTGGCGGAATTGGATATGAGTTTGATTTTGGTTTGGCATTGGAATTGAGATTTAAACAAGGGTTGATAGATTTAGATTTTAATGACTCCGGAGAATATGGGGGCAATTCTGAGGAAAATCAATTGAACAGGGTATTCCAAATAGGACTTGCCTATAAATTTAATATGTAA
- a CDS encoding LolA family protein codes for MRNLLFLVVLIAHTSLLLAQESKMNNTEIAEFKAKINETSKATTTIQSNFTQYKHLDFLSNDITTQGKMAFKVPNMVKWEYTEPFKYSIIFKDDKLIINDSGTKSNMDLGNSALFKKINQLIVNSVKGNLFQDSDFTMSYFKSSKYYKVIFIPKDEKIKSYIASFILFFDKQQADVMEVKMVEPTNDYTRIVFSDRLINKPLDNEVFTN; via the coding sequence ATGCGTAACCTATTATTTTTAGTTGTTCTCATTGCCCATACTTCCCTATTGTTGGCTCAGGAAAGTAAGATGAACAATACCGAAATTGCGGAGTTCAAGGCCAAGATCAACGAGACATCCAAGGCAACGACCACTATCCAAAGTAATTTCACGCAATATAAGCATCTGGACTTTTTATCCAATGATATTACTACTCAGGGTAAAATGGCCTTTAAAGTTCCCAATATGGTAAAATGGGAGTATACAGAACCCTTCAAATACAGTATCATTTTCAAGGACGACAAATTAATAATTAACGATTCCGGAACTAAAAGCAATATGGATCTGGGAAATAGTGCCTTGTTTAAAAAGATAAATCAGTTAATCGTAAATAGTGTAAAGGGGAACTTGTTCCAAGATTCGGATTTCACGATGAGCTATTTTAAAAGCTCAAAATATTATAAGGTTATCTTTATCCCCAAGGATGAGAAAATAAAAAGTTACATAGCCTCTTTTATATTGTTTTTCGATAAGCAGCAGGCCGATGTTATGGAGGTTAAAATGGTGGAACCCACTAATGATTATACAAGAATTGTCTTTTCTGACCGACTGATCAACAAACCATTGGACAATGAAGTATTTACTAATTAG
- a CDS encoding polysaccharide deacetylase family protein: MLRYPIINSLFGVAFATLLILDVFWEISWWTYILLAAVWATFTIIGSFHIRWNYHLPALHFNRKIPDNLVAITFDDGPHPNFTPKVLDILQKYNAKASFFCVGHQVNQFGGIAQKIVDNGHTIGNHTYSHSNKFGFFGTQKVILELQKTSTIIREVTGLDPKLYRPAFGVTNPSISRAVKKLKLKTVGWNIRSLDTTKRSKKVILERITSKLKKGDIILLHDSSEKTVEVLEQLLLFLQQNKMQSVTVDQLLDIKAYA; this comes from the coding sequence ATGTTAAGGTATCCTATCATCAATAGCCTTTTTGGCGTAGCTTTCGCTACCCTTCTTATATTGGATGTTTTTTGGGAAATTAGCTGGTGGACCTATATCCTGCTTGCTGCTGTATGGGCCACTTTTACCATCATAGGCTCCTTCCACATCCGATGGAACTATCATCTCCCCGCCCTGCATTTCAACAGAAAAATTCCCGACAATTTGGTTGCCATTACCTTTGATGATGGTCCCCACCCAAACTTTACTCCAAAAGTTTTGGATATACTTCAAAAATATAATGCCAAAGCATCTTTTTTTTGTGTGGGACATCAGGTTAATCAATTTGGTGGAATTGCACAGAAAATAGTAGACAACGGGCATACAATTGGGAACCATACTTACAGCCACTCCAACAAATTTGGATTCTTTGGAACCCAAAAAGTAATATTGGAACTCCAAAAAACAAGTACCATTATAAGAGAAGTAACAGGTCTTGACCCCAAATTATACAGACCCGCCTTTGGAGTAACAAATCCCAGTATAAGCAGGGCGGTTAAAAAATTGAAACTTAAAACGGTCGGCTGGAACATTCGATCTTTGGACACTACCAAAAGATCAAAGAAAGTAATCCTGGAACGCATCACCAGTAAATTAAAAAAAGGCGACATTATACTACTGCATGACAGTAGTGAAAAAACAGTTGAAGTATTGGAACAGTTATTGCTATTTTTACAGCAGAACAAAATGCAGTCTGTCACTGTAGACCAATTGCTAGATATTAAAGCCTATGCGTAA
- a CDS encoding beta-ketoacyl synthase N-terminal-like domain-containing protein → MEKVYINSIGSISAQKTFDNNDFLEEITTYEDNVIPVIEPNYKDFIPPAAARRMAKGIKMGVVASKIALEEANLTDVDAIITGTGMGCVRDSEKFVTAILDNNEQFLTPTSFIQSTHNTVAGQIALGIGCKGYNFTYVHSSVSFESALVDAIMQLELKEAENILVGGVDESGEHTNAIHKLIQHIKPEKINSNKLLQSKTGGAVFGEGANFFVLSNKKEDSSYAQLMGVKTFNTLPKSDLVANLELFLKENSLSMADIDVLISGNNGDFEYDNYYSELTNGAFKNTQQVVYKHLSGEYNTASAFGFWLGTKILKTQQIPSAVALNTIKTNGLELVLLYNQYRGKNHSFTLLRRC, encoded by the coding sequence ATGGAAAAAGTATATATTAACAGTATCGGTTCCATATCTGCCCAAAAAACATTTGACAACAATGATTTTTTGGAGGAAATAACTACCTATGAAGACAATGTAATACCAGTAATTGAACCCAATTATAAGGACTTTATTCCCCCTGCAGCCGCTAGAAGAATGGCTAAGGGTATAAAAATGGGGGTCGTTGCTTCTAAAATAGCCTTGGAGGAAGCAAATCTTACAGATGTAGATGCCATTATAACTGGAACAGGAATGGGATGTGTTAGGGATTCCGAAAAATTTGTAACCGCTATTTTGGACAACAATGAGCAGTTCCTTACCCCTACCTCGTTTATACAATCTACCCACAATACGGTTGCGGGCCAGATAGCTCTGGGAATTGGATGCAAGGGATATAATTTTACCTATGTACATAGCAGTGTTTCCTTTGAATCGGCCCTTGTGGATGCCATAATGCAATTAGAGCTAAAGGAAGCGGAAAATATACTCGTTGGTGGAGTTGATGAATCCGGGGAACACACCAATGCCATACATAAATTAATACAACATATAAAACCGGAAAAAATAAATTCCAACAAGCTGCTTCAATCCAAAACTGGGGGAGCCGTATTTGGAGAAGGCGCCAATTTCTTTGTGTTGTCCAACAAAAAAGAAGATTCCAGCTATGCCCAGTTAATGGGCGTAAAGACCTTTAATACGCTGCCTAAATCCGATCTAGTGGCCAATCTTGAGCTATTTTTAAAGGAAAATAGTCTGTCTATGGCCGATATTGATGTGTTGATAAGTGGAAATAATGGAGACTTTGAGTATGACAACTATTATTCGGAACTTACCAATGGCGCTTTTAAAAACACCCAGCAAGTTGTTTACAAACATCTGAGTGGCGAGTACAATACAGCTTCGGCGTTTGGATTTTGGTTGGGAACCAAAATTCTTAAGACTCAGCAGATACCCAGTGCAGTTGCACTAAACACAATTAAAACCAACGGATTGGAACTTGTTTTACTGTACAATCAGTACAGAGGTAAAAACCATAGTTTCACCCTACTTCGCCGATGTTAA
- a CDS encoding beta-ketoacyl-[acyl-carrier-protein] synthase family protein, translating to MSTGVAITGMGIISAIGNNVAENYSSLLEGRTGISHISKIDTVHKGSIMVGEIEFTNGELEAKLGLSADNNYSRTALLGAIAAKEAIANAKITNIKAYRTGLISSTSVGGMDMTEKFYYNYLESEDNRRYIEGHHAGDSTEKIAEQLGIDQSLVTTISTACSSAANAIMFGARLIQTGKLDRVIVGGADCLSKFTINGFKTLMILSDSYNTPFDENRKGLNLGEAAAYLVLESDSLVKKEKKKVLGYVVGYGNANDAYHQTASSENGDGATLAMEKALAVAGLEPKDIDYINAHGTATGNNDLSEGRAIIRVFGEDVPEFSSTKAYTGHTLAAAGAIEAVYAILALQNNIIYPNLNFKTPMKEFSLIPQTTLKDKALNTVLSNSLGFGGNCSTLIFSKLP from the coding sequence ATGTCCACAGGAGTAGCTATAACGGGAATGGGTATAATTTCGGCTATTGGAAACAATGTGGCCGAGAATTACAGTTCACTTTTGGAGGGTAGAACAGGAATTTCCCATATTTCCAAAATAGATACCGTGCACAAAGGCAGTATTATGGTTGGTGAAATTGAATTCACCAACGGGGAATTGGAAGCAAAATTGGGTTTGAGTGCCGACAATAATTACTCCAGAACTGCCTTATTGGGAGCCATTGCGGCCAAAGAAGCTATTGCCAATGCCAAAATAACCAATATAAAAGCCTACAGGACCGGACTTATTTCTTCCACCAGTGTAGGAGGAATGGATATGACCGAAAAATTTTATTACAATTACTTGGAAAGTGAGGATAATAGAAGGTACATTGAAGGCCATCATGCCGGGGACTCAACAGAAAAAATAGCGGAACAATTGGGCATTGACCAAAGCTTGGTCACTACCATCAGTACAGCCTGTTCCTCTGCCGCAAATGCGATAATGTTCGGGGCAAGATTAATTCAAACAGGAAAATTGGATAGGGTAATTGTGGGTGGTGCCGACTGTTTGTCCAAATTTACCATTAATGGTTTTAAAACCTTAATGATCCTGTCCGATTCCTACAATACACCTTTTGACGAAAATAGGAAAGGACTTAATTTAGGGGAGGCTGCAGCTTATTTAGTATTGGAGTCAGATTCCTTGGTAAAAAAGGAAAAGAAAAAAGTGCTGGGATATGTGGTCGGATACGGCAATGCCAACGATGCATATCACCAAACCGCCTCCTCCGAAAATGGTGACGGTGCCACTTTGGCCATGGAAAAAGCACTTGCCGTTGCAGGATTGGAGCCAAAGGACATAGATTACATCAATGCCCATGGAACCGCCACCGGCAATAACGATTTATCCGAAGGAAGGGCTATTATCCGTGTTTTTGGAGAAGATGTGCCAGAATTCAGTTCAACAAAAGCCTATACAGGACATACCTTGGCAGCAGCAGGTGCAATAGAAGCGGTGTATGCAATTCTAGCGCTTCAAAACAACATTATCTACCCCAATTTAAATTTTAAAACTCCAATGAAAGAGTTTTCCCTTATCCCACAGACCACCTTAAAAGACAAAGCATTAAACACCGTTCTTTCCAATTCACTGGGGTTTGGAGGAAATTGTTCCACACTAATATTTTCAAAATTGCCTTAA
- a CDS encoding phosphopantetheine-binding protein, with product MSDLKQELKEKIITQLNLEDIAIEEIADNDPLFGDGLGLDSIDALELIVMLDKDYGIKLTDPKEGKKIFESIEVMANYIAEHRTK from the coding sequence ATGAGCGATTTAAAACAAGAACTAAAGGAAAAAATTATTACTCAATTAAACTTGGAGGATATTGCAATTGAAGAAATTGCAGATAACGATCCCTTGTTTGGAGATGGTCTTGGCCTGGACTCCATTGACGCCTTGGAACTCATAGTAATGTTGGACAAGGATTATGGAATTAAGCTCACCGACCCCAAAGAGGGAAAAAAAATATTTGAATCTATTGAAGTAATGGCAAACTATATTGCTGAGCATCGCACAAAGTAA
- a CDS encoding beta-ketoacyl-[acyl-carrier-protein] synthase family protein, with protein MNKTYLSYNNIVSSLGFDSPTVVQNIHEGLSGITLIEDENLFPNPFYASVIDSDDLGKAFEELRPNGDYTRLEQMMILSLDKIIKASGVELTDRVGLILSTTKGNVDTLDPKNPMPTERSYLGTLGHIIKNYFGFTTEPIVLSNACVSGILAISIAKRFISQGTFDQVFIVGGDIVSNFILSGFNSFQAMSPLPCKPYCKQRAGINIGEVAASVLVNKDDNNLAPEAVEVLGEASCNDANHISGPSRTGEGLYRSILSAFKEANVGPQDIDYISAHGTATIFNDEMEAIALNRLGLDAVPLNSLKGYFGHTLGASGLLETIVGMHSLYHNTLYSSKGFTELGVSQPLNIITAPTVKNLNYFLKTASGFGGCNTAAVFKKVQS; from the coding sequence ATGAATAAGACCTATCTCTCATATAACAATATTGTATCTTCCTTAGGCTTTGACAGCCCTACGGTGGTGCAAAATATTCATGAGGGCTTATCGGGGATAACATTAATTGAAGACGAAAACCTATTCCCCAACCCGTTTTACGCCTCGGTTATAGATTCCGATGATCTAGGAAAGGCCTTTGAGGAATTACGGCCAAATGGCGACTATACCCGCTTGGAGCAAATGATGATCCTATCCCTGGACAAAATCATTAAAGCATCAGGAGTAGAACTAACGGATAGGGTCGGTTTAATTCTGTCTACAACCAAAGGAAATGTTGACACCTTGGACCCCAAAAATCCTATGCCTACAGAGAGATCCTATTTGGGTACTTTAGGCCATATTATCAAAAATTATTTTGGATTTACCACAGAACCTATTGTGCTTTCCAATGCCTGTGTTTCCGGTATATTGGCCATTTCAATAGCTAAAAGATTCATTTCCCAAGGGACGTTCGATCAAGTGTTTATAGTTGGAGGTGATATCGTTTCCAATTTTATTCTTTCAGGCTTCAATTCCTTCCAGGCCATGAGTCCCCTGCCATGCAAACCCTATTGCAAGCAAAGAGCAGGGATTAATATAGGGGAGGTGGCCGCCAGTGTATTGGTAAACAAGGACGACAACAATTTAGCCCCTGAGGCCGTGGAGGTATTGGGCGAAGCTTCCTGTAACGACGCCAATCATATTTCCGGCCCATCAAGAACAGGGGAAGGCCTATATCGCAGTATTCTTTCGGCCTTTAAAGAGGCCAATGTAGGCCCTCAAGATATAGATTATATTTCCGCGCATGGTACTGCAACCATTTTCAATGATGAAATGGAGGCTATAGCCCTGAACAGATTAGGTCTGGACGCTGTTCCCTTAAACAGCCTCAAAGGTTATTTTGGACATACCTTAGGGGCATCGGGCCTTTTGGAAACTATTGTTGGCATGCATTCCCTTTACCACAATACCTTATATTCCTCCAAAGGGTTTACAGAGCTGGGAGTATCACAACCCCTGAATATAATTACCGCACCTACCGTCAAGAATTTAAATTACTTCTTGAAGACTGCCTCCGGTTTTGGAGGTTGTAATACAGCTGCCGTATTTAAAAAGGTTCAATCATGA
- a CDS encoding acyl-CoA thioesterase — protein MKEKMPSKNKTEISFTSEIRVRFAETDPLGIVWHGNYIQYFEDGREAFGRHHGIAYLDHKAAGYTTPIVKSSCEHKLPLRYGDVATIKTIFVDSPAAKMVFKYEIYDPQNNLVCTGETIQVFVEDEGGLSLTMPAFFSEWKQKVGLLNE, from the coding sequence ATGAAAGAAAAAATGCCGTCTAAGAACAAAACAGAGATTAGCTTTACCAGTGAAATTAGGGTTCGCTTTGCAGAAACAGACCCTTTGGGCATTGTGTGGCACGGAAATTATATCCAATATTTTGAGGATGGCAGGGAAGCCTTTGGTAGACACCATGGGATTGCCTATCTGGATCACAAAGCGGCCGGCTACACCACCCCGATCGTTAAATCTAGCTGTGAACATAAACTTCCATTGCGCTATGGAGATGTTGCCACTATTAAAACAATTTTTGTAGATTCACCAGCGGCCAAAATGGTATTTAAATACGAAATTTATGATCCGCAAAACAATTTGGTATGCACTGGGGAAACCATACAGGTTTTTGTAGAAGACGAAGGAGGTTTATCCTTGACCATGCCGGCATTTTTCTCGGAATGGAAACAAAAAGTTGGATTATTGAATGAATAA
- a CDS encoding ABC transporter permease translates to MHKLWASTYKELLLLSRDIGGLAILFVMPLVLVVTITLIQDSTFRSINDNKIPILWVDYDKGEVSKNIYDGLSESQSFNIIGKESDSEAKELVFKGEYQLAIVIPANLSSELEKKVNLNVEGLLSKFGLEEETPQSEKADLEKKEVILYFDPATQMAFKNSIKNGIDKMIFKIETQTIYKAFQSQITDDETEAIFDTESFITFKEITPSIGEDEIIPNSVQHNVPAWTLFAIFFIIVPLSINMVKEKSQGTFVRLRTNPVSYLTVLGGKTVIYLAVCLIQFGLMLGIGVYLFPILGLPSLAVTGKIPLLFLVALFAGLAAIGLGLLLGTVARTQEQSAPFGATFVVILAALGGVWVPVFIMPKFMQTLSNLSPMNWGLNAFYDVFLRDAGILDLIPELTLLFLFFVITTAISIVYNERKNAV, encoded by the coding sequence ATGCATAAACTTTGGGCCTCCACATATAAGGAATTACTACTGCTCTCCCGGGATATAGGGGGATTGGCCATCTTATTTGTAATGCCTTTGGTATTGGTGGTCACCATTACCTTAATTCAGGATAGTACCTTTAGGTCTATCAATGATAACAAAATTCCCATCCTATGGGTGGACTATGACAAGGGCGAGGTTTCCAAAAATATATACGATGGCCTGTCAGAGTCCCAATCCTTTAATATTATTGGGAAAGAATCGGACAGCGAGGCCAAAGAACTAGTTTTCAAAGGCGAGTATCAATTGGCCATAGTAATCCCGGCCAATCTTAGTTCGGAACTGGAAAAAAAAGTGAATCTAAATGTAGAAGGTTTGCTATCCAAATTTGGTTTGGAAGAAGAAACGCCACAATCTGAAAAAGCGGATTTGGAGAAAAAAGAGGTTATACTTTATTTTGACCCTGCAACACAGATGGCCTTCAAAAACTCCATAAAGAATGGAATAGACAAGATGATCTTTAAAATAGAGACCCAAACTATTTACAAGGCCTTCCAATCGCAAATAACAGATGATGAAACCGAAGCGATATTTGATACCGAAAGTTTTATAACCTTTAAAGAAATTACCCCAAGTATTGGTGAAGATGAAATAATTCCCAATTCGGTACAGCACAACGTGCCGGCATGGACCTTGTTCGCCATTTTTTTTATCATTGTTCCCTTGTCTATCAATATGGTCAAGGAAAAAAGCCAGGGAACTTTTGTCCGTCTAAGAACAAACCCTGTTTCCTACCTAACGGTATTGGGAGGAAAAACTGTTATATACCTTGCCGTATGTCTCATACAATTTGGGCTAATGTTAGGAATAGGTGTTTATCTATTCCCAATCTTAGGCCTTCCCAGCCTTGCCGTGACAGGAAAAATACCCCTTTTGTTCCTCGTAGCCTTATTTGCAGGACTTGCGGCCATTGGCCTTGGATTGCTTTTGGGAACCGTGGCAAGGACACAGGAACAATCGGCTCCCTTCGGCGCTACTTTTGTGGTTATATTGGCGGCATTGGGCGGTGTTTGGGTACCTGTCTTTATAATGCCCAAATTTATGCAGACTCTATCAAATTTATCACCCATGAATTGGGGCTTAAATGCCTTTTATGATGTTTTTTTAAGAGATGCCGGCATTTTGGATCTTATACCTGAACTAACCTTATTATTTTTATTTTTTGTAATAACCACCGCAATTTCTATTGTGTATAATGAAAGAAAAAATGCCGTCTAA
- a CDS encoding ABC transporter ATP-binding protein — translation MIQISHLSKKYKNNAEYSVVDLDLKIDDGEIFGLLGPNGAGKTTLISMLSSLIKPTSGSFSINGLTFQKNANQLKQLIGIVPQEYALYPTLTAYENLYYLGSMYGLKGKRLREKIYFHLEVLGLEKFSNKKLDTFSGGMKRRVNLIASILHDPKVLFLDEPTVGVDVQSKNVIIENLKKLNTQGTTIIYTSHHLNEAEQFCTKVAIIDHGRIIIEGAPKNLISQYPESHNLEDVFLTLTGKALRDHA, via the coding sequence ATGATCCAAATATCCCATCTCTCCAAAAAATATAAAAATAACGCGGAATATTCGGTGGTGGACCTCGATCTAAAAATAGATGATGGGGAAATTTTTGGGCTTTTAGGGCCCAATGGGGCAGGTAAAACAACACTGATCTCTATGCTAAGTTCCTTGATAAAACCTACCTCTGGCAGCTTTTCCATCAACGGACTAACCTTTCAAAAGAATGCCAACCAACTAAAACAATTAATTGGTATAGTACCACAGGAATATGCCCTTTACCCTACCCTGACCGCTTATGAAAATTTATATTACCTGGGCAGCATGTACGGCCTAAAAGGGAAGCGATTAAGGGAAAAAATCTATTTTCATTTGGAAGTTTTAGGGTTGGAAAAGTTTTCCAACAAAAAATTGGACACTTTTTCTGGGGGTATGAAAAGGCGTGTCAACTTAATTGCCAGCATCCTGCACGACCCCAAAGTTTTGTTCTTGGACGAACCCACGGTTGGTGTGGACGTACAATCCAAAAATGTAATTATTGAAAATTTAAAAAAATTAAACACCCAAGGAACCACTATTATTTATACCTCCCATCATTTGAACGAGGCAGAACAGTTTTGTACAAAAGTGGCTATTATTGATCATGGCCGGATCATTATTGAAGGAGCCCCTAAAAATCTAATTTCCCAATATCCGGAATCGCACAATCTAGAAGACGTCTTCTTAACCTTGACCGGAAAAGCACTTAGAGATCATGCATAA